The genomic interval CGCAACTTCGACATGGCACCGACCGGCTCCATCTACGTCCCGCCGGCCTGCCGTGCGGCCGGCAGCGCCTGCCGGGTGCACGTGGCGCTCCACGGCTGCAAACAGGATGCCCGGCAGTTCGCGCGCACGGCCGGCTACAACGAGTGGGCGGAGCGCTACCGGACGATCATCGTCTATCCGGCGATCGCGCTCGGCACGCCGGTGTCCGCCCCCATCTGTCGACTGCCCGCTCTCGATGGCGTCGTGGACGCCGCCTGGATCGAGCCGAATCCGAACGGCTGCTGGGATTGGTGGGGGTATCTCGACGCCGCCTCGGACAGGGGGCGCCATCTCACGAAGCAGGCGCCACAGATCCGGGTACTCACCGGCATCATCGCCGCGGTGAGCGCATCGGCCGCGGATTAGCGTCCGGCTCGCGACATGCTCAGCCGGTATGGCCGTGGCCTGGGCCGAAAGCGTTCGACATGTCGCACGGGCAGAAAGCGGGCGCGGAGCAGATCGTGCGGCAGGATCGAGAATAGACGCAAACACTGTTCGGCGGCTGCGCGACCGCAAATGCTTGGTGGTATGTTAGGCATCTCACGTGACTGATCCGCCCCCATCGAAGTGGTCCGCCCTGATGGATTTGCCCCGGTTTGTGGTCCACGGCCTATGCAAGTTCTCGGACTGTGGCAGCTTGGTTGGCGAAGGCTCGGGGCGTTGACCTGACCGGCTGTCTTTGGACCGGGCTGATTGAGAGGATCAGCCAGGACCGAAGGAATCGGACATGCGGCGAGGACAGAAGACGAGCGCAGAGCCGGTCGTGCTGAAGCTGCGCCAGATCGAGGTGCAGACGGCGCAGGGCAAGAGTTTGTCGCTGGCGTGCAAGGAGGCGGAGATCTCCGAGCAGAGCTCTGACCGCTGGCGCAAGGAGTACGGCGGCCTGCAGGTCGATCAAGCCAGGAAGATGAAGGTCCCGAGCCGATAGAGACCCCGCAGCCGCCTGTGGCTGAACGACGGCTCGGGCAAACGACTACGGCCGCTTCGCCGCAATCACGTCTGGAGCTTCGACTTCGTTCAGGCGCAAACCCATGACGGGCGAAGCCTGCGCATCCTGACTCTGATCGATGAGCACAGTCGGGCCTGCCTCGCGCTGAAGGTGGCGCGGCGCATCAACAGCCTCGGTGTGATCGAGGCGCTGGCCGACGCCATGTGCCTGCATGGCATCCCGGAGTACATCCGCTGCGACAATGGCCCTGAGATGATCGCGAAGGCGTTGCGCAAATGGGTCGCCAAGGCTGGCTCGCAGATCCAGTACATCGCGCCGGGCTCGCCGTGGGAGAACGGGGATTGTGAGAGCTTCAACGGCAAGCTGCGCGACGAGTGCCTGCGCCAAGAGATCTTCTACTCGCTCAAGGAAGCCCAGGCCGTGATCGCCCTCTGGCAGAACACCTACAACCGGGTCCGGCCGCACTCGTCCCTGGGCTACCGGCCGCCCGCGCCCGTCAGCTTCCCCGATTTGGCCTTCCGGCGACCCATGCCAGCGGCCATGCAGTCGTCTCTCACTCGGCTCGGTCCAAAATACCGGTCAGGTCAGCCGCAACAGTTCCCCTACCGTCAAGCTATTGTTAGCTGACCGCCCTGCGGGATCGTCAATGGGAGCATAATCCCGCTCCCGTGCCTGCGCCCACGCTACCGCAGCCGCTTTGGATGAGAACGATTTTGAGCGAGTGGGAAAGCCGATGTGCCGCACCTGAACCTGCCAGGAACGTCCCCGCTTTCGGATAGTCGCCATGATTCGTGACCCGTCGCTTGTGACAAAGCGTGACAGGCTGTTCACGAACGCTAGGTGGAGCTTTCGGCAGGGTCAAAAAACCATAAGCAAAAACAATGGCTTATGATGGCGCACCCGACACGATTCGAACGTGTGACCTTTGCCTTCGGAGGGCAACGCTCTATCCAGCTGAGCTACGGGTGCTGACCGTGGCTCGTGAGTAGCCCAACCGAAGGCGTAGCGCAACGGCGCTGTGCGGGGCGGTGGAAGTCTTGATTGCTCAAAGGGATGGCAGCGTGGCCCTCCTCAGGCAAAGGTCACACGTTCGAATCGTGTCGGGTGCGCCAATCTCCTCAATAAGTTAGCAGACGCTGCAGAGCGACTTACGGGTCGGCTCGCTTCCTGTAACGCTGGGACGAACGGCCGAAGCCGGTAGCCTGACAGGCCCGTCGCTCGCTGATGTCGTAGACCACCTGCAAGTGACCGGCGACCTCGCGGCGAACGGCGGGCCTCACCACTTTCGCTTCAGAACATCCTGCAGCATGGAGCGGTCCAGCGTCAGATCGGCGACCAGCCCGCTTGAGCTTGCTGTTCTCGTCCTCCAGTTGCTTGAGCCGCCGGATCTCCGGCACGCCCACGCCGACGAACTGCTTCTTCCAGCGGTAAAACGTCGGCTCGGACACGCCCATCTTCCGGCAGACTTCGTCCACCGAGGCGCCCGTCTCAGCCTGCCGTAGGGCGAAGGCGATCTGTTCATTCGTGAAGCGTTTGCGAGGCATGGCATCCTCCCTCCTTCCGGGTTCAGGATGCCCGAAAAACTTGCGCTCAGCGCGGACCAGTTTGCTGGGTCAGGGTCACAGGAGGAGGCTCTCCTAACTCGAAGCACTCGGCGTCAGAGTTTGATCCCAATCCCACGGTTCAGGCGGGTGACGATCCAGACCGTCGCCACGGCCACGCAAACGCCCCAGCCGACTTCCAGCACCCGCGACCCCGCCATGCGCTCCACCGGCCCGACATGGGGCACGAGTAGAATGATCGTGGCGGTGATGCTGGCGACACGGCACGCGCTCGACACGTTGACGAGCCAGCAGGCAAGTGTCGCGAGCAGGACAGCCGATGCGTAGGTCGGTAGGGAGGGGCCGAGCGAGAGATGGGCACCGAGACCGGCGGCTCCGCCGATCAAAGCGCCCGTGAGTTGGTCGCGGGCGGTGGAGCGGGTCGTGTCGAACTCGGTATGGGCGACGGCGACCGCTGTGATCGCCGCCCAGAAGCCCTCACGCAGGCCAAGCAAGCGGATCCGGCTGGGGTCGCGGTCGATCCGGTGCACCTGCGCAGCGGCGGTCTGGTCCTCGGCACGGC from Methylobacterium sp. AMS5 carries:
- a CDS encoding FUSC family protein encodes the protein MQAEDSACRAEDQTAAAQVHRIDRDPSRIRLLGLREGFWAAITAVAVAHTEFDTTRSTARDQLTGALIGGAAGLGAHLSLGPSLPTYASAVLLATLACWLVNVSSACRVASITATIILLVPHVGPVERMAGSRVLEVGWGVCVAVATVWIVTRLNRGIGIKL